A region of Pyxidicoccus parkwaysis DNA encodes the following proteins:
- a CDS encoding aldo/keto reductase codes for MPLDHYVTLGRSGLRVSPLCLGAMTFGEDLGWGSSVEESQQILDRYIELGGNFIDTANFYTKSHSEKIIGDHVGRHPARRDRLVIATKFSGNLYPGDPNGGGSGRKSIISACENSLRRLQTDYIDLYWLHNWDVHTPIEETMSALEDLVRSGKVRYLGVSDTPAWKIVEANVTARFRGWSSFIGLQIEYSLLERSVEQELVPMARELGLGITPWSPLKSGALSGKYTRANAGQTKADRGFFVDSFLGEKTYALVDALGDIAREHGSTVARVALAWVQAQPGVSSTIIGARRLSQLEDNVGALDVKLTAENLARLDALSKPTFGFPQNMQPIFPAIHNGGTTVNGTFMPPSSFGLVKGDKPY; via the coding sequence ATGCCTCTCGACCACTACGTGACGCTCGGCCGTTCCGGCCTGCGCGTGAGCCCGCTGTGCCTCGGTGCCATGACGTTCGGTGAAGACCTCGGTTGGGGGTCGAGCGTCGAGGAGTCCCAGCAGATCCTCGACCGGTACATCGAGCTCGGCGGCAACTTCATCGACACCGCGAACTTCTACACGAAGAGCCACTCCGAGAAGATCATCGGCGACCACGTCGGGCGCCACCCGGCGCGGCGAGACCGGCTCGTGATTGCGACGAAGTTCAGCGGGAATCTCTACCCGGGCGACCCGAACGGCGGCGGCTCCGGCCGGAAGTCCATCATCTCGGCCTGCGAGAACTCGCTCCGCCGCTTGCAGACCGACTACATCGACCTCTACTGGCTGCACAACTGGGACGTCCACACGCCCATCGAGGAGACGATGTCCGCGCTCGAGGACCTCGTCCGGAGCGGAAAGGTCCGCTACCTCGGCGTCTCGGACACGCCCGCGTGGAAGATTGTCGAAGCCAACGTGACGGCGCGCTTCCGGGGCTGGTCGTCCTTCATCGGGCTGCAGATTGAGTACTCCCTGCTCGAACGCAGCGTGGAGCAGGAGCTCGTGCCCATGGCCCGCGAGCTCGGGCTCGGAATCACGCCCTGGTCACCGCTCAAGAGCGGTGCGCTCAGCGGCAAGTACACCCGCGCCAATGCCGGTCAGACGAAGGCAGACCGTGGCTTCTTCGTGGACTCGTTCCTGGGTGAGAAGACCTACGCCCTCGTCGACGCGCTCGGGGACATCGCCCGCGAGCACGGGAGCACCGTGGCGCGAGTCGCCCTGGCCTGGGTTCAGGCACAGCCCGGGGTGTCGTCCACCATCATCGGTGCGCGGCGGCTGTCTCAGCTGGAGGACAACGTGGGAGCCCTCGACGTGAAGCTGACCGCCGAGAACCTTGCGCGGCTCGATGCACTCAGCAAGCCCACCTTCGGCTTCCCACAGAACATGCAGCCCATCTTCCCCGCCATCCACAACGGCGGCACGACGGTGAACGGCACCTTCATGCCGCCGTCCAGCTTCGGGCTGGTGAAGGGCGACAAGCCGTACTGA
- a CDS encoding MarR family winged helix-turn-helix transcriptional regulator — MAKIDPAKIWSLNHRLLMSVISSVSADIAALGVETKELFVLADVDEHPYPAELAVSLCMPKPSVTLYVKRLEAAGFLRREIDPEDLRRHRLQLTPAGRKVMQHGTALLSEAFGERLGRLSAAQQAELRNLLEKMSG; from the coding sequence ATGGCGAAAATCGACCCGGCGAAAATCTGGTCACTCAACCACCGGCTGCTGATGTCGGTGATTTCCAGCGTCAGCGCGGACATCGCCGCGCTGGGGGTCGAGACGAAGGAGCTGTTCGTGCTCGCGGACGTGGACGAGCACCCCTACCCGGCCGAGCTGGCGGTCTCCCTGTGCATGCCCAAGCCGTCGGTGACGCTGTACGTGAAGCGGCTCGAGGCCGCGGGCTTCCTGCGCCGGGAAATCGACCCCGAGGACCTGCGGCGGCACCGGCTGCAGCTCACCCCGGCTGGCCGCAAGGTGATGCAGCACGGCACCGCGCTGCTGTCGGAGGCGTTCGGCGAGCGGCTCGGACGCCTGAGCGCCGCGCAGCAGGCAGAGCTGCGGAACCTGCTGGAGAAGATGAGCGGCTGA
- a CDS encoding response regulator transcription factor — protein sequence MLERTRDALLQLIPADYMGLCILTPGQPVEFEWLVPGPRVALLEQYGEHAEHDFMHKALVHQLKVVRRDSEILTRKELERSHLYQLSRELEPRLEHVMAVLLPVSPGVFAAVAFYRILRRRPFTKKDSTVFQALTGHLVSAVGTCLEMATKETGYQLMAELNKRQDAEVIVVRPPSRERMRSPGATALVEKWFGGSRLHRSGLPQVLAERLDALVRMSATERLEADRWVDWRDDEHLLVRFIELREPDGASAWALRLHEFSHSIPIPDEIARELSPRQLEVARGILRNWRNKQIASDLKRTPGTVKAHVRDLFRELKCDGRLDLMYQAARFLKPV from the coding sequence GTGCTGGAGCGTACCCGGGACGCACTCCTCCAGTTGATTCCCGCGGATTACATGGGGCTGTGCATTCTCACGCCCGGGCAGCCCGTTGAGTTCGAATGGCTGGTGCCGGGCCCTCGGGTCGCGCTCCTGGAACAGTATGGAGAGCACGCCGAGCACGACTTCATGCACAAGGCGTTGGTACACCAGTTGAAGGTGGTCAGGCGGGACTCGGAGATACTTACCCGAAAGGAGCTCGAGCGAAGTCATCTCTATCAACTCAGCCGCGAGCTGGAGCCACGGCTGGAGCACGTCATGGCTGTCCTGCTGCCCGTGAGTCCGGGCGTCTTCGCGGCCGTCGCTTTCTATCGAATCCTCCGGCGGCGCCCCTTCACCAAGAAGGACAGCACTGTCTTCCAGGCGCTGACGGGTCATCTGGTCAGCGCGGTGGGCACCTGCCTCGAAATGGCGACGAAAGAGACGGGCTACCAGCTCATGGCAGAGCTCAACAAACGGCAGGACGCCGAGGTCATCGTGGTGCGTCCTCCCTCTCGTGAGCGGATGCGTTCGCCGGGCGCCACCGCGCTGGTGGAAAAGTGGTTTGGTGGTTCCAGGCTTCATCGCTCGGGCCTGCCCCAGGTCCTGGCGGAGCGACTGGATGCACTGGTACGCATGAGCGCCACCGAGCGGCTCGAAGCCGACAGATGGGTGGACTGGCGCGACGATGAGCACTTGCTGGTGCGGTTCATCGAGCTACGCGAGCCGGACGGAGCGAGCGCCTGGGCGCTGAGGCTGCATGAGTTCTCGCACTCGATTCCGATCCCCGACGAGATCGCCCGCGAACTCTCACCGCGGCAACTCGAGGTCGCGCGGGGGATTCTCAGGAACTGGCGGAACAAGCAAATCGCCAGCGACCTGAAACGCACTCCGGGCACTGTGAAAGCCCATGTGCGAGACCTCTTCAGGGAGCTGAAGTGCGATGGGCGGCTCGACCTCATGTACCAGGCGGCCCGGTTCCTGAAACCCGTCTGA
- a CDS encoding DUF3892 domain-containing protein: protein MANVPDVQVTCITKSKSGSGHEAITHVGGAKRKWPVAAVIESILAKTNTFYTLVGGNRAEIRVVDGQNGPYLRTYADGKWNDNLLALGECP, encoded by the coding sequence ATGGCCAATGTGCCAGACGTGCAGGTGACATGCATCACGAAGAGCAAGTCGGGGAGTGGGCACGAGGCAATCACTCACGTGGGCGGAGCCAAGCGGAAGTGGCCGGTCGCTGCTGTGATTGAATCGATCCTCGCGAAGACCAATACGTTCTACACGCTGGTTGGCGGGAACCGAGCGGAGATTCGTGTCGTGGATGGGCAGAACGGGCCCTATCTCCGGACGTACGCCGACGGCAAGTGGAACGACAATCTGCTCGCCTTGGGGGAGTGCCCGTAG
- a CDS encoding metallophosphoesterase has product MRPALFCLLLCPVLTAAAPREATYAFQGVERIVAVGDVHGDVDALRDVLKLAGLVDARGHWTGGKAHLVQTGDIPDRGDQTREAYELLMRLEVEARKAGGRVHALLGNHEVMNMTGDLRYVAPGERASFADQSPAPDDPGAPPGTQGHRAAYGPDGRYGRWLRTHAAVVRINDTLFLHGGIAPDLPETTLEGINRWVAQDLTPGQPPGGASARNGPLWFRGYALDDEARWETGLTKVLGQLGAKRMVMGHTTTQDGRVRMRFGGRTVFIDTGLSTGYGRHLAALEIRGDRLTALYPEGRVPLLVPKSPAQSSSVQAPEPATAPQPAPREAISR; this is encoded by the coding sequence GTGCGCCCTGCCCTTTTCTGCCTGCTGCTGTGTCCCGTGCTCACGGCTGCCGCCCCCCGCGAAGCGACGTATGCCTTCCAGGGGGTGGAGCGCATCGTCGCCGTGGGAGACGTCCACGGAGACGTGGATGCCTTGCGTGACGTGCTGAAGCTAGCCGGGCTCGTGGATGCCCGAGGCCACTGGACGGGTGGCAAGGCGCACCTGGTGCAAACGGGAGACATCCCGGACCGGGGCGACCAGACGCGCGAGGCCTACGAATTGCTCATGCGCCTGGAGGTCGAGGCGCGCAAGGCCGGTGGCCGGGTCCACGCCCTGCTGGGCAACCACGAGGTGATGAACATGACAGGAGACCTGCGCTACGTCGCCCCGGGCGAGCGGGCCTCCTTCGCGGACCAGAGCCCTGCGCCGGATGACCCGGGCGCGCCGCCGGGAACGCAGGGCCACCGGGCCGCCTACGGGCCCGACGGACGCTACGGTCGCTGGCTGCGCACGCACGCCGCCGTCGTGCGCATCAACGACACGCTCTTCCTGCACGGAGGCATTGCACCGGACCTGCCGGAGACGACGCTGGAGGGCATCAATCGCTGGGTGGCACAGGACCTGACACCGGGCCAACCTCCCGGGGGTGCCTCGGCCCGGAACGGACCGCTGTGGTTCCGCGGCTACGCGTTGGATGACGAGGCACGGTGGGAGACAGGACTCACGAAGGTGCTGGGCCAGCTGGGCGCGAAGCGGATGGTGATGGGGCACACGACGACGCAGGACGGGCGCGTCCGCATGCGCTTTGGCGGACGGACGGTGTTCATCGACACGGGTCTGAGCACGGGCTACGGCCGCCATCTGGCGGCGCTCGAGATTCGGGGCGACCGGCTCACGGCCCTGTACCCCGAGGGCCGCGTGCCCCTGCTCGTGCCCAAGAGCCCCGCGCAGAGTTCCTCCGTCCAGGCGCCCGAACCCGCCACGGCACCTCAGCCGGCTCCACGCGAGGCGATCTCCCGCTGA
- a CDS encoding helix-turn-helix transcriptional regulator — translation MRVPPRTGLGRVQLDAREVIDLLLALALAEQLGSPLMLSTVKGLRQKLSASFPPEERSRVSGLRRRILVGPSTRNVTATWKAPRAAVLRPIQESFFEQRALELTYRANDVSTVRVVEPHYLLLSWPAWFLLVWDHLRGAVRMLRVDRIESARITESTFRVRSSESMLATLGDVFAAL, via the coding sequence GTGCGCGTGCCCCCACGGACGGGGCTGGGGCGCGTTCAGCTCGACGCCCGGGAGGTCATCGACCTCCTGCTCGCGTTGGCACTCGCGGAGCAACTGGGCTCCCCCTTGATGCTCTCGACGGTCAAGGGCTTGCGGCAGAAGCTCTCCGCGTCGTTTCCGCCGGAGGAGCGCTCCCGGGTGAGCGGGCTGCGTCGGAGGATTCTCGTCGGCCCCAGCACGAGGAACGTCACCGCCACGTGGAAGGCCCCTCGCGCCGCGGTGCTCCGCCCCATCCAGGAGTCGTTCTTCGAGCAACGCGCCCTGGAGCTGACCTACCGCGCGAACGACGTGAGCACGGTGCGCGTCGTGGAGCCGCACTACCTCCTGCTCAGCTGGCCCGCCTGGTTCCTGCTCGTCTGGGACCACCTGCGCGGAGCGGTGCGCATGCTCCGCGTCGACCGCATCGAGTCAGCCCGCATCACCGAGTCGACGTTCCGCGTGCGAAGCTCCGAGTCGATGCTCGCCACGCTCGGCGACGTCTTCGCCGCGCTCTGA